TCCCGAAACTTACGGGCAATAGAAAAATCCTGACCAATCTTTTTGTACAAGTTACGAGCTAACTGTTGACTAATAGTGGAAGCTCCCTGCCATCGTCCATTTATAAGGTGCCAGGGTATGGCAAGGGTCGCATACATGTCAATTCCCCAGTGGGTGTAAAAGCGATGATCTTCTGTAGCAACCAAAGCGTCAATTACATGGGGAGAAATGTTTTCGTATCGAACCCACTTTCTGTTTTCAGTGAAGTATTTATCTAAGGTAGCGCCGTCTCTGGATCGAACTTCAGAGGCAATTGCCGTTTCCGGATTTTCAAATTCATCAGTAGAAGGGAGACCTTGAAACAAGAAAAACACATATCCAACTACACATAGAAAAAGAACCCCAAATATACTACCACCCCAGATCCATGCTTTCCGATAGGATGTTGTAGAAGAAGATTCGGATTTGGCTTTTTCTTTACGTTCAGCCAAGATCTTTTTCCGGTATTCGGGATCGTTGAAATATCTCTTATTGTCTATTGGTTCTTTATGCTCTTCACTCATAGTCTCTTATTTAGTGCCTTCGAAAGGTACAAAATTTTTCGATGTTGCTTTCCACTTAACGAGCTTCATTCCATCTTTGTTATACAAAGCCAGCGTCCTGTGGTTAAAAAAGGTTCCTAAGTTTATATAGCTTCCGCGGGGAAATGTTTCCACTCTCGGCACATGGTCGTGTCCACTTAAAATATAGTCTAAATTGTGCCTTTGGAAGATTTTTTTAGCTTGTCTATTCAGTGGCTCGGGATTCACATAATTACGCCTACGGGTTAAAGAAGAAAACATCTTCATAGTAGCTAGTCCGGCTTTTGGCGGTAAAATCTTTTGATAAGTACTCACAAAACGCGGGTCTCTTAGAAGTTGATGAAAAGCCGCACGGGGAAAATCAATTTTGTTTGCAGCCACTCCATCGCCATGCATTAGCAATAATCTCTTGTCTTCAATTTCAAGTAGTCTAAAGTTGGGCTCCATCTCAAAACCCCGTTCTTTAAAATGCCCGAATGTCCAGTTATCGTGATTGCCTGTTATATAAAGCGCGGGTTCAATGGCCTCGTTATAACGTTCAAATGCGTCCAGGACTCTCTTACCTAAATCAGGCACAAATCCTTTTTCCGGGTATTCCATCCAGTAATCAAATAGATCACCAAGCACATGAATTTTAATTTCTTCGTCAATACAATGTTGAATGAGCGCGATTAAATCTTCTTCAATCTGTCGATTTGTTTCTGAAGAAAATGCACCGAGATGTACATCAGAGAGGAAAAGATACTTCGTAAACTTCATGTACTTTATTTTTTCCGGGTGATCACAAAGTGAATGAGGTCGGCGAAGTCCTGTTTAGCTTGTGAGTCAGGAAGTTTATTTAGTGCTTCTATGGCTTCATTCGCATAATCATACATGCTTTGTTTGGCATATTCCATTCCGTCACTTTCATGCACAAAGGAGACAATCTTATCTACATCTTTGGATGTTTTTTTACGCTTCTTCATTAAGGCCCGAATGTTAGCAGACTCTTTTTTCGAAGCATGCTCAAAAGCTTTGATCAAAGGGAGCGTTACTTTACGTTCCTGTATATCGTTTCGGGTAGGTTTCCCGATATCATAGACTCCATAATCGAATAAATCATCTCTGATCTGGAAAGCGATACCTATACACATTCCGATCTCGCTCATTAGCTCATGCATCTCTTCATCGTCGGTAGCAGACACAGCACCACACTCACAGCATGTAGAAATAAGGCTGGCTGTTTTTTCTGAAATAATCTGGAAATATCGTTCTTCCGTCATATTAAAAAGTCCGGCTGTCTTGAGCTGGCGAAGTTCACCTTCACTCATTTTTTGTACTGCCCTGGATTGCACTTTAAGGAGCTGATGTTCTTCATTCTCCAAAGCAATGAGTAAGCCTTTTGAAAGCAGGTAATCACCTAATAATACCCCTGCTTTATTCTTCCAGATTTTGTTGATGCTCACAAAACCACGGCGTGAATCTGCTTCATCTACCACGTCATCATGTATTAGGGTGGCGGTATGGAGGAGTTCAATCATAGTAGCTGCTATATAACTTCTCTGATTGATGTCTCCGAATAAGTTCGCACTCATAAAAACAAGAGTCGGTCGGAGTTCCTTTCCTTTTTGCCGTAAAAGGTAATTAATGATTTGATCCAGCAGAAAAACATCTGACTGTATAGTATTTTTAAAAAAGCTTCTAAATTCTGTAAGATTTTCCGAGACAGGAGAGGTTATTTTTTTTAAAGTCTTGCGGGTAACGGTCTCAGAATTTATCTGTTCTAACTCTTGGTTATCGGTCATCAATTGTGTTGAAATTTTCTTAAACTTGGGACTGTATTAATTTACTGATAATACGGAACAATTATTTACTCTCAATCACTCACTCACTCTCACTAAAATTTTATGTCAGACGATTTAATCAAGGTTAAAACTATAGGAGTTTTAACTAGTGGAGGAGACTCCCCGGGTATGAATGCAGCTGTCAGGGCTGTAGTACGAGCCTCTGCACATTCAGATATTAAGGTTTACGGAATTACACATGGATACTATGGATTGATTCATGATGAGTTTTTCGAAATGGATACACACACGGTATCAAATATAATTCAGAGAGGGGGCACCATACTTAAGTCTGCCCGTTCTGAAGAATTCAGAACAGAAGAAGGAAGAGCAAAAGGAGCCGAGAATCTCAAAAAGTATGGAATTGATGCTTTAGTAGTCATTGGAGGTGATGGAACATTTACGGGTGCCAATAAACTTAGCAAAGAGCATAAAGTAAACGTAGTAGGCGTTCCAGCTACAATTGATAATGATATTATAGGGACAGACGAAACGATAGGTTACGACACTGCCTTAAAT
The window above is part of the Balneola sp. genome. Proteins encoded here:
- a CDS encoding polyprenyl synthetase, with amino-acid sequence MTDNQELEQINSETVTRKTLKKITSPVSENLTEFRSFFKNTIQSDVFLLDQIINYLLRQKGKELRPTLVFMSANLFGDINQRSYIAATMIELLHTATLIHDDVVDEADSRRGFVSINKIWKNKAGVLLGDYLLSKGLLIALENEEHQLLKVQSRAVQKMSEGELRQLKTAGLFNMTEERYFQIISEKTASLISTCCECGAVSATDDEEMHELMSEIGMCIGIAFQIRDDLFDYGVYDIGKPTRNDIQERKVTLPLIKAFEHASKKESANIRALMKKRKKTSKDVDKIVSFVHESDGMEYAKQSMYDYANEAIEALNKLPDSQAKQDFADLIHFVITRKK